One Gossypium hirsutum isolate 1008001.06 chromosome A11, Gossypium_hirsutum_v2.1, whole genome shotgun sequence genomic window carries:
- the LOC107897851 gene encoding methionine aminopeptidase 2B isoform X2, which yields MATEIMNNEVRVGENEESEASNGIEKLEISNGTDEVSENSSYMQKDEDGVTEVAKKKKKKNKSKKKKEPLKQTDPPSIPVVELFPSREFPEGEIQQYKDDNLWRITSEEKRDLERFEKPRYNAVRQAAEVHRQVRKYIRSILKPGMLMTDLCETLENTVRKLISENGLQAGIAFPTGCSLNWVAAHWTPNSGDKTVLEYDDVMKLDFGTHIDGNIVDCAFTVAFNPMYDPLLEASREATNTGIKEAGIDVRLCDIGAAIQEVMESYEVEINGKVFQVKSIRNLNGHSIGPYQIHAGKSVPIVKGGEQTKMEEGEFYAIETFASTGKGYVREDLECSHYMKNFDAGHIPLRLPRAKQLLATINKNFSTLAFCRRYLDRLGETKYLMALKNLCDVGIVQPYPPLCDIKGSYVSQFEHTILLRPTCKEVISRGDDY from the exons ATGGCCACTGAAATCATGAATAATGAAGTTCGTGTGGGAGAAAATGAGGAGTCGGAGGCTTCAAATGGCATTGAGAAATTAGAGATTTCGAATGGCACTGATGAGGTCTCCGAAAACTCTTCATATATGCAAAAAGATGAAGATGGGGTGACAG AAGttgccaaaaagaaaaagaagaaaaataaaagcaa AAAAAAGAAGGAGCCCTTGAAGCAGACTGATCCTCCATCTATTCCCGTTGTTGAGCTTTTTCCGTCCAGGGAGTTTCCTGAGGGTGAAATTCAACAGTACAAGGATGA TAATTTGTGGAGGATTACCTCTGAGGAGAAGAGAGACTTGGAGCGATTTGAAAAGCCAAGATATAATGCAGTGCGACAAGCAGCTGAAGTCCATCGTCAG GTTCGGAAATACATCAGAAGTATCTTGAAACCTGGAATGTTAATGACTGATCTATGTGAGACCTTGGAGAACACAGTTCGCAAGCTCATTTCAGAGAATGGTTTGCAAGCAGGGATTGCATTTCCTACTGGATGCTCACTGAATTG GGTCGCTGCTCACTGGACTCCTAATTCTGGAGACAAGACTGTGCTCGAGTATGATGATGTGATGAAGTTAGATTTTGGAACTCATATTGATG GGAATATAGTTGATTGTGCCTTTACAGTGGCGTTTAATCCTATGTATGATCCACTTCTTGAAGCTTCTCGTGAAGCAACCAATACAGGCATCAAG GAAGCTGGTATCGATGTCCGTCTTTGTGATATTGGTGCTGCAATTCAAGAGGTGATGGAATCATATGAGGTTGAAATAAATGGGAAGGTGTTTCAAG TGAAAAGTATACGGAACTTGAATGGGCACAGCATTGGGCCCTATCAGATACATGCTGGAAAATCAGTTCCTATTGTGAAAGGAGGGGAACAAACAAAAATGGAAGAGGGTGAATTTTATGCCATTGAAACTTTTGCTTCTACTG GGAAAGGGTATGTCAGAGAAGATCTAGAGTGCAGCCATTATATGAAAAACTTTGATGCGGGACACATTCCACTGAGGTTGCCTAGAGCCAAGCAACTACTAGCTACAATAAACAAGAATTTTTCAACATTGGCCTTCTGTAGACGGTATTTAGATCGTTTGGGAGAGACTAAATATCTAATGGCATTGAAGAATTTATGTGATGTTGGCATTGTTCAG CCGTATCCTCCTCTCTGCGACATCAAGGGCAGCTATGTTTCTCAGTTTGAACACACCATCCTACTGCGGCCAACCTGCAAAGAAGTTATATCGAGAGGTGATGACTATTAA
- the LOC107897851 gene encoding methionine aminopeptidase 2B isoform X1, with protein sequence MATEIMNNEVRVGENEESEASNGIEKLEISNGTDEVSENSSYMQKDEDGVTAEVAKKKKKKNKSKKKKEPLKQTDPPSIPVVELFPSREFPEGEIQQYKDDNLWRITSEEKRDLERFEKPRYNAVRQAAEVHRQVRKYIRSILKPGMLMTDLCETLENTVRKLISENGLQAGIAFPTGCSLNWVAAHWTPNSGDKTVLEYDDVMKLDFGTHIDGNIVDCAFTVAFNPMYDPLLEASREATNTGIKEAGIDVRLCDIGAAIQEVMESYEVEINGKVFQVKSIRNLNGHSIGPYQIHAGKSVPIVKGGEQTKMEEGEFYAIETFASTGKGYVREDLECSHYMKNFDAGHIPLRLPRAKQLLATINKNFSTLAFCRRYLDRLGETKYLMALKNLCDVGIVQPYPPLCDIKGSYVSQFEHTILLRPTCKEVISRGDDY encoded by the exons ATGGCCACTGAAATCATGAATAATGAAGTTCGTGTGGGAGAAAATGAGGAGTCGGAGGCTTCAAATGGCATTGAGAAATTAGAGATTTCGAATGGCACTGATGAGGTCTCCGAAAACTCTTCATATATGCAAAAAGATGAAGATGGGGTGACAG CAGAAGttgccaaaaagaaaaagaagaaaaataaaagcaa AAAAAAGAAGGAGCCCTTGAAGCAGACTGATCCTCCATCTATTCCCGTTGTTGAGCTTTTTCCGTCCAGGGAGTTTCCTGAGGGTGAAATTCAACAGTACAAGGATGA TAATTTGTGGAGGATTACCTCTGAGGAGAAGAGAGACTTGGAGCGATTTGAAAAGCCAAGATATAATGCAGTGCGACAAGCAGCTGAAGTCCATCGTCAG GTTCGGAAATACATCAGAAGTATCTTGAAACCTGGAATGTTAATGACTGATCTATGTGAGACCTTGGAGAACACAGTTCGCAAGCTCATTTCAGAGAATGGTTTGCAAGCAGGGATTGCATTTCCTACTGGATGCTCACTGAATTG GGTCGCTGCTCACTGGACTCCTAATTCTGGAGACAAGACTGTGCTCGAGTATGATGATGTGATGAAGTTAGATTTTGGAACTCATATTGATG GGAATATAGTTGATTGTGCCTTTACAGTGGCGTTTAATCCTATGTATGATCCACTTCTTGAAGCTTCTCGTGAAGCAACCAATACAGGCATCAAG GAAGCTGGTATCGATGTCCGTCTTTGTGATATTGGTGCTGCAATTCAAGAGGTGATGGAATCATATGAGGTTGAAATAAATGGGAAGGTGTTTCAAG TGAAAAGTATACGGAACTTGAATGGGCACAGCATTGGGCCCTATCAGATACATGCTGGAAAATCAGTTCCTATTGTGAAAGGAGGGGAACAAACAAAAATGGAAGAGGGTGAATTTTATGCCATTGAAACTTTTGCTTCTACTG GGAAAGGGTATGTCAGAGAAGATCTAGAGTGCAGCCATTATATGAAAAACTTTGATGCGGGACACATTCCACTGAGGTTGCCTAGAGCCAAGCAACTACTAGCTACAATAAACAAGAATTTTTCAACATTGGCCTTCTGTAGACGGTATTTAGATCGTTTGGGAGAGACTAAATATCTAATGGCATTGAAGAATTTATGTGATGTTGGCATTGTTCAG CCGTATCCTCCTCTCTGCGACATCAAGGGCAGCTATGTTTCTCAGTTTGAACACACCATCCTACTGCGGCCAACCTGCAAAGAAGTTATATCGAGAGGTGATGACTATTAA
- the LOC107897852 gene encoding probable WRKY transcription factor 31: MDVTTPPTIQFPVNFNCCHDQDPSFLQSDDDVVVGNDDDKRKVVGEMDFFAQRSNKLVDDIDDEEVEEEDDDDDDDDGNLIHTSDSDIKDSADRTKLQLNVNTGLNLLTTNTSSDISNDGIHCNTEDKRAKDEVAVLQAEVERMNTENQRLREMLSQVTSNYNTVQMHLVTLMQQPPDAKAEEQDQIKQIKKSNGGLMVPSPRQFMDLRLPAVDIDEPSLSSSDHSGSDLASKGFGLRKRDSSEDSPDQGSQGQGWVANKVPRFNSSKNVDQTEATMRKARVSVRARSEATMITDGCQWRKYGQKMAKGNPCPRAYYRCTMAAGCPVRKQVQRCAEDRTILITTYEGNHNHPLPPAAMAMASTTSSAARMLLSGSMSSADGLMNSNVLTRTILPCSSSMATISASAPFPTVTLDLTQTPNPFQSPRLTPGRFQVPFPNPPQNLANSPAAALLPQIFGQALHTQSKFSGLQMSGVVGHQQLQISLAETVNAATAAIAADPNFTAALAAAITSIIGSSQPNNAAIPNDNAATANLTSVTNSRANNATTTSNSNNKITNNSSFTAN, translated from the exons ATGGATGTTACAACTCCGCCTACCATTCAGTTCCCTGTTAACTTCAACTGTTGCCATGATCAAGACCCTTCCTTTTTACAATCTGATGATGATGTTGTTGTCGGTAATGATGATGATAAACGGAAGGTCGTCGGTGAAATGGATTTTTTCGCTCAAAGGAGTAATAAGCTTGTTGATGATATCGATGATGAGGAGGTGGAGGAGGAGgacgacgacgacgacgacgatgATGGTAATCTCATCCACACCTCCGATTCCGACATCAAAGACTCTGCCGATCGGACTAAGCTTCAGCTTAACGTCAAC ACTGGTTTAAATCTGTTAACTACGAATACTAGTAGCGATATATCCAATGATGGTATACATTGTAACACGGAGGATAAACGAGCAAAAGACGAG GTAGCTGTTTTACAAGCTGAAGTGGAACGAATGAACACCGAGAACCAAAGGTTACGCGAGATGTTGAGCCAGGTAACAAGCAATTACAACACGGTGCAGATGCATCTGGTCACCCTCATGCAACAACCACCCGATGCAAAAGCCGAAGAACAAgatcaaataaaacaaattaagaaatcaaATGGAGGATTGATGGTGCCAAGCCCAAGACAATTTATGGACCTTCGTCTACCCGCAGTCGATATCGACGAACCTTCGTTGTCTTCGTCAGACCATTCGGGATCGGATTTAGCCTCCAAGGGATTTGGACTGAGAAAGCGTGACAGTAGCGAAGACAGCCCGGATCAAGGGTCCCAAGGCCAAGGTTGGGTTGCTAATAAGGTCCCCAGGTTTAATTCTTCCAAAAACGTTGATCAAACTGAGGCTACCATGAGAAAAGCAAGAGTTTCAGTTAGAGCTAGATCGGAGGCAACCATG ATCACGGATGGATGTCAGTGGAGAAAGTATGGACAGAAAATGGCCAAAGGAAATCCATGTCCTCGAGCATATTACCGCTGTACCATGGCCGCTGGTTGTCCCGTTAGAAAACAG GTTCAGAGATGCGCAGAAGATCGAACAATCCTTATTACAACATATGAAGGAAATCACAACCACCCTTTGCCTCCAGCTGCAATGGCGATGGCTTCCACGACTTCATCCGCGGCACGAATGCTGCTATCGGGTTCGATGTCGAGTGCCGATGGACTAATGAACTCCAATGTTCTTACAAGAACTATCCTGCCTTGTTCCTCCAGCATGGCTACTATATCAGCTTCAGCCCCATTCCCCACTGTTACCTTGGACCTAACCCAGACCCCAAACCCTTTTCAGTCCCCCAGGCTGACCCCAGGCCGGTTCCAGGTCCCATTTCCCAATCCACCCCAAAATCTTGCCAATTCCCCTGCAGCTGCGTTACTGCCACAAATTTTTGGTCAAGCACTTCACACCCAATCCAAGTTCTCCGGTCTGCAAATGTCTGGAGTTGTGGGTCATCAGCAACTGCAAATTTCACTTGCTGAAACTGTAAACGCTGCCACTGCTGCCATTGCGGCGGATCCTAACTTCACCGCTGCGTTAGCCGCAGCTATCACTTCTATTATTGGGAGTTCTCAACCCAACAACGCCGCCATCCCTAATGACAATGCTGCCACTGCCAACCTCACGTCTGTCACTAACAGCAGAGCCAACAATGCCACTACTACCAGCAACAGCAACAATAAAATCACCAATAATTCCAGTTTCACTGCAAATTAG